The nucleotide window gttctatttttgtttcatcagaccagaggacatttctccaaaaagtacgatctttgtccccatgtgcagttgcaaaccgtattctggcttttttatggcggttttggagcagtggcttcttccttgctgagcggcctttcaggttatgtcgatataggactcgttttactgtggatatagataattactgtacctgtttcctccagcatcttaacaaggtcctttgctgttgttctggaattgatttgcacttttcgcaccaaagtacgttcatctctaggagacagaacgcgtctccttcctgagcggaatgacggctgcgtggtcccatggtgtttatacttgcgtattattgtttgtacagatgaatgtggttcCTTCAGGCGTTCGGAAATTgcacccaaggatgaaccagacttgtggatgtttACAATTATTACTTGGCTGATctctttgattttcccatgatgtcaagcaaagaggcactgagtttgaaggtagaccttgaaatacatagtgtatctaaacttctgacccactggaattgtgatacagtgaaataatgtctgtaaacaattgttggaaaaatgacttgtgtcatgcacaaagtagatgtcctaaccgacttgccaaaaccatagtttgttaacaagatatttgtggagtggttgaaaaacaagttttaatgactccaaactctgtatgtaaacttccgacttcaactgtacatgtttagaactgataattaatcgcatggtgcaagaatgaatgcaattaattgattattgaatgttatgatggacacagctttgtagaaccaaaacatacacagcctctgctcaacaaactcGGAACTCGAGAACGAATCGGTCCGCGAACGATATTGTGCGTATTACGCTCACGGCAGTCAAGTAATGCGTTCTGCCAAGTCGTTCACGATTTAGTCCGGTCGCGGCCACAACTAGACCTTGTTTCAAATGTACCAAGAAATTATCTTATTTGTGTGcctagcaatcaacaaatgtacattCTTTAAACCACAGTTTTACAAGTCtgtcacaaatgacagctccatTAAGCCCCTTATTGTGAACGAGAGGCTTGCAGAATCATTACTATTTCGACTTTTCAGTTTATCTGACCCAAATTAACTTCCCATCATTAGAACACTGTCCTCTGTCAAGTTAGCCGATGAAGCTCAACTCCACGATTTATGATGCAGTTGAGCATCGACCAGAGTATTTGATCGGTTGGAAATCCTGCTCATGGAGTGGTGCTTGCGCACCGCTCAGGCGCTCCACGTCCTTTCCAACTGCTCCGCTAAAAACCTCTCCTTGCTCACAGAAAATAAAAACTGCAGCTCCAttaattaaaatcacaatttaatgaACACCCATCTATtattgtgactacctggacctaccatttagtttttaagtattgaaaccaaaccacttgatttgaatgaaaagtatttgaataaacatgaaaaggtgaatgtaagaagtTTGCATCATGTCATactaaacagcatataaacaccctaaataggtcaggagccagacagggagcctaagaaggaactaaaatgaattatttaggctatattatttcaattatttcaaggctatagcctacaaagaaatacattgtgaaacatttgcgagtgcgacacaataggctggtagggacatataaccctcagcatttaaacaaaatgttgttgtattaaatcattatagtctataaattgagCATATAGGCTGTGAATTACtgagaattaaatacaaattaaatgaaaaatgacttattagtgctttagaattcatttttagaattcATTCTTAGAAACAtgagtttggccagtctgtggctttaggctcatgcgatggtgcctggagagccggccagcagcggagaatatcctctccacacttgcagagccactggggatgctaaacaccctttaggccactcttgccaggctgggcagagatgcagagttgttgttttatttttctataggtaggcctaaaggtttttaggcaaaataacccaatcaaaacggaaagctccttgaacatgggaatatgccaggcctattgggccaaaatcaattatggcctattgtatagataatcaAACAAAAATGAACGAAACGTTTAAGAAATTTGattttttgtttataaatactttgctacaatgacacacttagttatctacccacctcgaTCCTTTCTTTAGCATGTGCACGTTctaagtacaccatcatgctttcgggatatgtgtattttcagattccacaatgaatatttagttgtggacactacatcacggcactccctctcttgctcttggtcctcatctttgtaagtcagcTTGATTTTGCACATGTGTGTTTTTATCAATTTTTTAAAGAAAATATTTAtctaactccatgacagtagctaaagcaaggggctatagcagcacacaagtagactacaaatgtatgctgggccgggcatgccctgagctggtgaagtgagcgaaattggagcgggcgagaaggccgacgctccagcctttgggaatctgGCTCCGCTTTCCAGTCAAATTGTCCACTCACATACTCAGGCATCGACTGGTGTGGAAGGACTGGAGCTCCAACGTAAAAAATGACTGATTTCAGTACCCATTAATTGCGGGCTGTTCTTTGGGTGCTGTAGTTTTTGAAGTCGACGCTCCAGTCCGCCCACACTAATTGCTGCTCAACTCCATCATAAATCGCAGAGTTGAGTTTAGACGGCTACTgccaaatatactgaacaaaaatttaATTGTATCGTGGAAGTTCAGCGTTACagtgtgattgaaatttaaaggcaattttcCTGCGTTAGCGGAGACTacattcatggtaaacgctgcatatgaaGGCTCAATCTAAAATTAGGcctacctttacatttctatcgcacAATCTAACGCTTCAGTGATACAGATTGAATGTCAAGTTCAAGTCTTAATACTGTATCAGTCACATTTGTGAATCTCTGCACATAATTCTGTttataaactgaacaaaaatataaacgcaacatgtaaagtgttggtccaatgtttcatgagctgaaataaaatatccctgaaattttccaaacgcacaaaaagcttatttctctaaagttatgggcacatttgtttacatccctgttagtgagcattttatcctttctcaagataatccatccacctgactggtgtggcatatcaagaagctgattaaacagcatgatcattacacaggtgcaccttgtgctggggacaataaaaggccactctaaaatgtgcagttttgtcacacaacacaatgtcagagatgttttgagggagtgtgcaatttgcatgctgactgcaggaatgtccaccagagaatgttcatttctctaccataagccaacgtcgttttagagaatttggcagtacgtccatgtCTGTAATACAGCCCTTTTGtaggggaaaaactcattctgagcctttgcccagtcatgtgaaatccatagattagggcctaatgaatttatttcaattgactggtttccttacatgaactgcaactcagcaaaatctttgaaattgttgcgtttatatttttgttaagtatagATGGGCTGCTGCGTTGTTGGGCTGTCTTTTTTTTCCCTTTTGACACACAGCCCAACCCAAAAGAATGTAATGGATTGTTGCTCTGTTCTCAAAACAGAAGCAAGCAAGTCTAGTTCAAGTTGCTCTTTACCCCATATGTGACAACGCTTGTATTCCACAATGGAATAATGGAGGGTGTGGCTCTCATGATTAAGCAACTGTTTCTGTTACTTTGTCTGTCGTCAATATTAGCTTGACACACACAGTTTCTGTACTTGAGGGATATAGGTAAATAAGTTCAAGTCTGACTATGTGTACTGTAGGCTAGGCTAAGTCCTTTCTTAggagcacatacagtgagggaattaagtatttgatcccctgctgattttgtacgtttgcccactgacaaagacatgaacagtctataattttaatggtaggtttatttgaacagtgagagacagaataacaacaacaaaatccagaaaaacgcatatcaaaagtgttataaattgatttgcattttaatgagggaaataagtatttgacccctctgcaaaacatgacttagtacttggtggcaaaacccttattggcaatcacagaggtcagatgtttcttgtagttggccaccaggtttgcacacatctcaggagggattttgttccactcctctttgcagatcttctccaagtcattaaggtttcgaggctgatgtttggcaactcgaactttcagctccctccacagattttctatgggattaaggtctggagactggctaggccactccaggaccttaatgtgcttcttcttgagccactcctttgttgccttggccgtgtgttttgggtcattgtcatgctggaatacccatccactacccattttcaatgccctggctgagggaaggaggttctcacccaagatttgacggtacatggccccgtccatcgtccctttgatgcagtgaagctgtcctgtccccttagcagaaaaacacccccaaagcataatgtttccacctccatgtttgacggtggggatggtgttcttggggtcataggcagcattcctcctccaaacatggcgagttgagttgatgccaaagacctcgattttggtctcatctgaccacaacactttcactcagttctcctctgaatcattcagatgttcattggcaaacttcagacggccctgtatatgtgctttcttgagcagggggaccttgcgggcgctgcaggatttcagtccttcacggcatagtgtgttaccaattgttttcttggtgactatggtcccagctgccttgagatcattgacaagatcctcccgtgaagttctgggctgattcctcaccgttctcatgatcattgcaactccacgaggtgagatcttgcatggagccccaggccgagggagattgacagttattttgtgtttcttccatttgcgaataatcacaccaactgttgtcaccttctcaccaagctgcttggcgatggtcttgtagcccattccagccttgtgtaggtctacaatcttgtccctgacatccttggagagctctttggtcttggccatggtggagagtttggaatctgattgattgattgatttgcttctgtggacaggtgtctttttttatacagggaacaaactgagattaggagcactcccttttaagagtgtgctcctaatctcagctcgttacctgtataaaagacacctgtgtgccagaaatctttctgatttagagggggtcaaatacttatttccctcattaaaatgcaaatcaatttataacatttttgacatgcgtttttctggattttttggttgttattctgtctctcactgttcaaataaacctaccattaaaattatagactgatcatttctttgtcagtgggcaaacgtacaaaatcagcaggggatcaaatacttaattccctcactgtatgtttcagTGGAAAACTGTTTTTAGTGACCACAATTTAACAACCAGACGGGAAGAGAAGGTGAAGTTTGTCTTGTAGCAGTGTAAAGTATGTGCCTCTTTTGTCAGTGACTCGTGTTGAAGTCTTGCTTGGCTTTATAGGGAACCAACAGTATTTCTGAAATGCTGATTCAGTGGAAATGGTGGATGACTAGTTCTCTGTGTAATGACACAGAGTTACAGTGTTTTCTCCTTCGTAAAAGTACCGGGTACTGACTGCTCACGTGATATGCATTTCTCCCGTGACAGACTTAATAAGGGCACATGCAAGATTTGGTTCTTGGAGTCAAGAttaatattttgtttgttttctacAGTTTCAGAGTGAAGAGGAGATGTCTAGCAGCACCCAGCTGAACATCCGGCAGTGGACCACCAAGCACATAGCCAAGTGGCTGAAGGACGAGGGCTTCTGCCACTATGTAGACCTACTGTGCAACAAGCACCGTCTGGACGGCATGTCCTTACTCACCCTCAGCGAGTACGACCTACGCTCTCCCCCATTGGAGCTCAAGGTGCTGGGGGACATCAAGAGGCTGATGGTGTCCCTCCGCAAGCTGCAGAAACAAAACCTGGACATCCTGGAGGAGCTGGGGGTCCCGTTCGACGGACACTCCCCTCAGGGCGGCGGAGGTGGTGGCGGCGGTGGGGACTGGCACTGCAATGGAGACTCCAGTAGAGAGTGTGATAACTCTAACACCGATACTGCACCGGTTGGAGAGCAGTATCATCAGTATACGAATGGGAAGTACAAGCATGGAGGGAGCAGGAGGCTGGACCCTGAGTACTGGAAGACGGTGCTTAGTGCCATCTATGTTGTGTTCGTGTTCGGATTTACCTCCTTCGTCATGGTGATCGTGCACGAGAGGGTGCCGGACATGCGCACCTACCCGCCCTTGCCAGACATTTTCTTAGACAGGTGGGTTGCTGTTGGTCATGCTGTTCCCCACATCCTATGCAATGTATATGTAGACCTACTTGAGCTTGTGACTGTTCAGCAAACACCTCTGTTTCGAATGTCAACATAACTGATGCTGTGGTGATAACCGGTTACTAGGAACCAAACACAAGCAAACTGAACTAAACGGGGAGGGACTTACTTAggctacctgaatttgtccaatataaacttGTTTGTTTTTGCTAAACGTTTTGCAATGGTGTCTAGTGTTTCGCCTATATTCATTTAAGAGCAGTGCACTGTTGCCGCCAATGCAAACAAATACATAAAAAATTAAGGAAATATTTATTTATTCCGAGACGCGCTTTTAAGATCAGAGTGACAAGTTACAACAAGTTACGTATCTTCCTCAGTCTCATCAGATCGTCCAAGAAACCTCCAAGGTAACTAGCTAGCCAATCCTATTAATAGATGTATGGAATAATTGCTAGCTAAGATACAGTAACGTTACGCTAGCTAACTACGTTTTTGGGTTAATATTGAATTGGCTGTTTGTCATTGAGATCAAGAGATAAAATGTTACTGTCTTTGATTTTCAGATTAGTTTTAAAGTTAGATAACATAATTACATTTTAATGCATTTTGGAGTAGAATATCCTTTTTAAAAAGTCATCAGTCGTTCATAAAACAAAATACGCCCAATGGGGCATGCCCCCGGACCAACCAGCTTGTTCTCACTGAGAGTGTAGTTTGACTTACTCATGGTGTGATAACGTGGCAGATTACTGTTGGCAAGATGAGTAAGCAGGAACTAGGCTAAATGTAGCTCTCTAGGCTCCCTGTGTTTATGATCTGACTGGCAGGATTACAGATTGTCATAGAGCCTAATCTTGGTGCAATCGAGAAGGCGGCTTGCCTTTTGCGTTAACCTCATGCAGGTTTGTCAGGTGTGTTTTTCCAGTTGCACAAGTTTAGGCTTGCTGTTTGCATAGAAATCTACTAGGCTATTTCATTTTTCCAATGAAGTAATGTTGATAGGGTAAtactcctcatcatcatcatattattagtattattggcTATTATTATCTGTTAATAGGCTAAAGTGACACTTCATAAACATTAGCCAAGCCTGGGAAAATCATCTAAATGCACAATACAAGGCAGTTTGCATTAAGTAGATTAGCCAATAACCATTTCTTTCTCTTAACAGTGTACCTAGAATACCATGGGCCTTTGCCATGGCAGAGGCATGTGGCGTGATCCTGTGTAATATCTGGCTGCTAGTTCTGCTGCTGCACAAGCACAGGTAGAGTACTGACTACTGACTGGTCCATAGGAAAACTTGTTCATCACACAGATAGCCTAAACATTATTTAAACTAGTATCTAGAATTTCTCTATGAAATTAAGAGAATTGTGGAATGTTTTACCTAGTCCATAGTTTTTTTTTACTTGTCCTTGGGAACACCCAGCCGTTCGATGTATTTTAAATATTCCAGAGCTAGCCCACCTCATTCAAATGATCAACTAACTATTATGCTTTCGACTACttgaatcaggtgagttagttcagggctacaacaaaattgtgaaactTCCGGGGGACAGATTTGAAAACCACAGGTCTAGTTCATGTGTAATGTATGCTCTGCTGAAGGTCTGTTCTGCTGCGGCGCCTGTGCAGCCTCATGGGGACAGTGTTCATGCTGCGTTGCATCACCATGTTCGTCACCTCCCTGTCAGTGCCAGGACAGCACCTGCAGTGCTCAGGAAAGGTACTACAGCTCCACACACATCAGCATTCCCTCCAGGTTGAGGATGATCTTTTCATAACACGTGTCGCTTTTTATAGTTACAATCTATGGGTAGCAATTTTCTTTAGCAATTTTCACTCTTCTCACGACAGGGTCAAATCTCAATAGTgactctttccttctctttcccCCCCAGATTTATGGTGATATGTGGGCCAAACTGCATCGAGCTCTGGCCATCTGGAGTGGATTTGGAATGTCTCTCACAGGTGTCCACACATGTGGTGACTACATGTTCAGCGGTCACACAGTGGTCATCACCATGCTCAACTTCTTTGTGACAGAATGTAAGTCTTCCATATCTTTTTACTGTTACTTTCACTGTCACCTGTTGCAGACAATAATTATCCTTGACTGTAGTGGGAAGAACTTATGTACGTCATGTGTTGTCCCTTTGCTGCCCTCATGTGTCCATTAGCTGTAACTGCACAAAAGGCGTCAAGACCAGCCCACtgacaatataataatatatgccatttatttACCTGACGCTtttgtccaaagcgacttagtcatgcatgcatacattttccgTATGGGtgaccccagtgggaatcaaacccacgatcctggcgttgcaagtgtcaccctctaccaactgagccaccgATAACCACTGACAGATTTAAACTGTTTTACAGCAGCAAGTGTGCTAACGAAAACCAGAAGGAGAGCACACATACCACCTATTTTAAAGTCCCCGCATTGGTTGCCTGCTAGTTTTAGAGttcatttaaaaatgtttttaaagcTTTTTAAAGCACTACGTGGCCTTGCACCCGAATACGTGTCTGATATGCTTTTAAGATATGTGTCCAGTCGGTCCCTCAGATCCTCTGGCACCGGCCTTTTAGTTCCAAAGGTTAGGCTGCCTTCAGCCATTATGGTTCTGGCCTTTGGAACAGCCTACCAGAGGGGAGGGGCCTCAGAAACTGTAGACATTTTAAAAAAAGATCTTAAGACACCTTTTTAGCCATACTTTTACTTAGTGTGCTTTTAGCCATACTATTTTATCCCATTCTATACATCTTATTTATTTTAATTCTTTAGTCTCATGTCCACTGTTATTTTGTTTTACTATTTGAATTTCTCtcattttagaaaatgtattaGGTTTTTATCTTCTcatcttttttgttttatttgttaAGCACTTTGAAATGCATCCTCTGTGAGAGATGTGCtctataaataaagtttgattgatTTGAAAATCGCATACAGATAATGGATCTACACTGAGACCAGAATCAATAAAGATGTGTCATTCAATGCACTGTGAggcaatagggctctggtcaaaagtagtgcgcaatgtatagggtgtcatttggtacACAACCTGAGTTTAACATGACAGAAATTCAACATTCTAACGCATCAATTTGCTGATTTTACTTCAACAGACACACCGAGGGGTTGGAACTTCATCCACACCTTATCCTGGGTCCTTAACTTGTTTGGGATCTTCTTTATCCTGGCAGCCCATGAACACTACTCCATTGACGTCTTCATAGCCTTCTACATCACCACCAGGCTGTTCCTGTACTACCACACGCTGGCTAACACCAGGGCGTACCAGCAGAGTCGCAGGGCCCGCATCTGGTTCCCCATGTTCTCCTTCTTCGAATGCAACGTCAACGGCCCC belongs to Coregonus clupeaformis isolate EN_2021a chromosome 1, ASM2061545v1, whole genome shotgun sequence and includes:
- the LOC121576205 gene encoding sphingomyelin synthase-related protein 1; its protein translation is MSSSTQLNIRQWTTKHIAKWLKDEGFCHYVDLLCNKHRLDGMSLLTLSEYDLRSPPLELKVLGDIKRLMVSLRKLQKQNLDILEELGVPFDGHSPQGGGGGGGGGDWHCNGDSSRECDNSNTDTAPVGEQYHQYTNGKYKHGGSRRLDPEYWKTVLSAIYVVFVFGFTSFVMVIVHERVPDMRTYPPLPDIFLDSVPRIPWAFAMAEACGVILCNIWLLVLLLHKHRSVLLRRLCSLMGTVFMLRCITMFVTSLSVPGQHLQCSGKIYGDMWAKLHRALAIWSGFGMSLTGVHTCGDYMFSGHTVVITMLNFFVTEYTPRGWNFIHTLSWVLNLFGIFFILAAHEHYSIDVFIAFYITTRLFLYYHTLANTRAYQQSRRARIWFPMFSFFECNVNGPVPNEYGWPFSKPAMIRRLIGY